A genomic region of Mus musculus strain C57BL/6J chromosome 7, GRCm38.p6 C57BL/6J contains the following coding sequences:
- the Scgb2b20 gene encoding secretoglobin family 2B member 20 isoform X1, with amino-acid sequence MKGTLLLLGLLVTGELSFQTTEACLPFFEGYASVLSGSRVWLYQELQAFNATAEEKEAMVASPECLSYYGLDNIRSILDYISKLLGE; translated from the exons ATGAAGGGGACACTTCTTCTGCTGGGCTTGCTGGTGACTGGAGAACTGAGCTTCCAGACAA CAGAAGCATGTCTTCCTTTCTTCGAAGGCTATGCAAGTGTTCTCTCAGGAAGTAGGGTGTGGTTGTATCAAGAACTCCAGGCATTCAATGCTACTGCAGAGGAAAAG GAAGCCATGGTTGCCAGCCCTGAATGCCTGTCATACTATGGTCTTGACAATATAAGATCCATTTTAGACTATATTTCCAAGCTATTAGGAGAATAG
- the Scgb2b20 gene encoding secretoglobin family 2B member 20 precursor encodes MKGTLLLLGLLVTGELSFQTTEACLPFFEGYASVLSGSRVWLYQELQAFNATAEEKVALEKIQDCYSEERIRNILLEPKIMEAMVASPECLSYYGLDNIRSILDYISKLLGE; translated from the exons ATGAAGGGGACACTTCTTCTGCTGGGCTTGCTGGTGACTGGAGAACTGAGCTTCCAGACAA CAGAAGCATGTCTTCCTTTCTTCGAAGGCTATGCAAGTGTTCTCTCAGGAAGTAGGGTGTGGTTGTATCAAGAACTCCAGGCATTCAATGCTACTGCAGAGGAAAAGGTGGCCTTGGAAAAAATTCAGGACTGCTACAGTGAGGAAAGAATAAGAAATATACTTCTGGAACCCAAAATTATG GAAGCCATGGTTGCCAGCCCTGAATGCCTGTCATACTATGGTCTTGACAATATAAGATCCATTTTAGACTATATTTCCAAGCTATTAGGAGAATAG
- the Scgb1b20 gene encoding androgen-binding protein-like precursor produces the protein MKLAGAVVILGAALLLLTSGGDCGICPAIKEDVRLFLNGTSEEYVEYVKQYKDDPVILENTAKIKQCVDSTLTEEDKIHATTFIEKIEASPIC, from the exons ATGAAGCTTGCTGGTGCTGTGGTGATCCTCGGGGCTGCCTTGCTCCTCCTGACTTCAGGGGGAG ATTGTGGCATTTGCCCAGCTATAAAAGAGGATGTTCGTCTATTTTTAAATGGAACCTCAGAGGAGTATGTTGAGTACGTGAAACAATACAAAGATGACCCTGTAATACTGGAAAATACTGCAAAAATCAAGCAATGTGTCGATAGCACCTTGACAGAGGAAGACAAGATACATGCAACTACTTTCATA GAAAAGATAGAAGCCAGCCCGATATGTTGA